The following are encoded together in the Ictalurus punctatus breed USDA103 chromosome 1, Coco_2.0, whole genome shotgun sequence genome:
- the isg20l2 gene encoding interferon-stimulated 20 kDa exonuclease-like 2 encodes MSGINVNLDFSGPGRNECQEKASGNAKHEQFNRKRRYLERKGLLNKKQNTNNSQKGKCTKNHLHWKRRDHSQASAVFPKFTTLQPELSANSPNFMQAHHGNSATIKKFTVPSKSTSRAGFSSVLHNPMKYVALDCEMVGTGLKGHCSELARCSIVSYDGDVIYDKFIKPVNPVTDLRTPWSGVRWRDLHNATPFKRAQREIVKILTGKVVVGHAVHNDFKVLHYFHPVHLVRDTSRSPILNRKAGLPENKSASLKTLTKILLNTDIQMGKGGHSSVEDAKATMELYKTVAVEWEMTLALNTAS; translated from the exons ATGTCAGGAATTAATGTTAACTTGGACTTCAGTGGCCCTGGCCGTAATGAGTGCCAAGAGAAAGCCAGTGGAAATGCCAAACACGAACAATTCAATAGAAAGAGGCGCTACCTGGAGCGTAAAGGTTTGCtgaataaaaagcaaaacacaaataACAGTCAAAAAGGAAAATGCACAAAGAATCATTTGCATTGGAAAAGAAGGGACCATTCACAAGCCAGTGCTGTTTTCCCAAAATTTACTACTCTACAGCCCGAATTGTCCGCAAATTCCCCCAATTTCATGCAAGCCCACCATGGGAACTCTGCGACCATCAAGAAATTCACAGTGCCTTCAAAGTCAACATCTAGAGCAGGATTCAGTTCAGTACTGCACAACCCGATGAAATATGTAGCCCTTGACTGTGAGATGGTAGGGACAGGGCTCAAAGGTCATTGCAGTGAGCTGGCCCGCTGCAGCATAGTCTCCTATGATGGGGACGTAATTTATGACAAGTTCATCAAGCCTGTTAATCCAGTTACAGATCTTCGCACTCCCTGGAGTGGAGTGAGATGGCGAGATCTCCATAATGCAACACCCTTCAAACGAGCCCAGAGAGAG ATTGTAAAGATCCTCACAGGGAAAGTGGTTGTGGGCCATGCTGTCCATAATGATTTTAAGGTTTTGCATTATTTCCATCCTGTCCACCTCGTGCGAGACACCTCACGCAGTCCCATCCTGAATCGGAAAGCTGGTCTTCCAGAAAACAAGTCTGCCTCTCTGAAGACCCTCACAAAGATTCTCTTGAACACGGATATACAG ATGGGAAAGGGAGGCCACTCTTCAGTAGAAGACGCAAAAGCCACCATGGAGCTATATAAAACAGTAGCAGTGGAATGGGAGATGACTTTAGCTTTAAATACTGCTTCCTAG
- the bcan gene encoding brevican core protein isoform X1, translating into MRFLNFPRLFEERFHHHHHPSLCLDELTCQKIAFFESALIRTVLHLTHSRPTFPSSTIASNNKCSMRERERERGREGGGALFHTSSCALFSPPFLFSVLSLGVVHTQGTGSPSFAFLLQKSTLLAQDCLGMRSMMFLSLLLCAICPFVLLSSAVPVPGTDETRLLQVMIPDSPPVSAVLGGSLTLHCHVSLPPLSFLGRFAGNTMPRVKWSMLSSGRETEILVARGERVKISEPYKGRATLPNYDSSPTDLTLRLDSLRHNDTGFYRCEVQQGLEDAHVLAQIKVKGVVFHYRHASNRYAFSFGEAKNACEDIGAQIATPEQLLAAYNSGYEQCDAGWLADGSVRYPIHTPREGCFGDMDGLPGVRNYGMMEADELYDVYCYIENIHGKVFYGSTSQRFTLAEAKAYCEQQGAQLASTSQLYAAWNDGLDHCSPGWLADGSVRYPIVNPRERCGGSEPGVKTVYRYSNQTGFPEPHTRYDAYCFRAVLSSQTDIGQDIVTLADTEEEFSLGHVTQKTESEAQGAVEIFSFSSKHTVKTEEHDPTPSPFDKVHTTIASRIILTTPAIYGQKPEPTQSSWQEVLIKPIDSEAVPKIHLEPSWTQPKSAEDQDKENSTVNSEVKTHDQLMPDINLELGEQVEYNIFAESKPNTTTDNMEPLYEFTENGVSESMPETILDNQGESHVDEHSTVIEEQAGNFTVALESDVSLDFRTQTTSSEITEGSGNELTTAFTEKIGPNVTVRQDDSYERSSSEVTTESSLLEDISQPTMSFEQSHEQTVATVTSSTVAQVEQETGHTSAAESLVVSLGSADNDGDHESGVTAIPVHFSEKQTEPIDGSGDDENVLLLTLLTAPAPHLLGTSISPNALVVEASSPQELDITVPEISTPSGISIIKEEVKQFEQERVENAPVLHPMPATPLTETKTMSSKDSTGHEDNSSGTDNSSGMGSLVSDLSYLNATPIIPFNSTYLLNITEVNDTENVPSTTHFAVAVTLIPDMTLTPIWDPMTPPTPPQEFRADVELSSDTPVITDDPDFSAESDSTAAPTTENPEETQSLTSSVATNDQEREDQDLIPTTESPNSKEEEELTTPTHHTTPPPRLTERVLDRTGRSDDCLENPCANGGTCVDIGTSVRCLCLPTYGGEFCQTDLEQCEPGWEKFQGNCYKHFSKRQSWEVAEQHCRMCGGHLVSVMSPEEQYFINHKYKEYQWTGLNDRTIEGDFRWSDGNPLLYENWYRGQPDSYFLSGEDCVVMVWHDDGRWSDVPCNYHLSYTCKKGTTACGQPPLVLNAKQFGERQARYVINAQVRYHCEEGFLQRHKPIIRCQNNGRWEEPQITCTPQPVDLSRKQVTLPSAKN; encoded by the exons ATGCGCTTTCTAAACTTCCCTCGTCTATTCGAAGAAcgttttcatcatcatcatcatccttcaCTTTGTCTCGATGAGCTCACCTGCCAGAAAATCGCTTTCTTTGAATCTGCCCTCATTCGGACCGTTTTGCATCTGACGCACTCCCGTCCTACTTTCCCCTCATCAACCATTGCGTCGAATAACAAGTGctccatgagagagagagagagagagagagggagagagggagggggggcgCTGTTCCATACTTCTTCCTGTGCGCTCTTTTctcctccttttctcttctctgttCTCAGTCTCGGGGttgtgcacacacagggcacagGTTCGCCTTCTTTCGCCTTTCTACTACAGAAAAGCACATTACTGGCGCAAGATTGTTTAGGGATGCG ATCAATGATGTTCCTGTCTCTGCTGCTGTGTGCCATCTGTCCCTTTGTCCTGCTGTCCTCTGCTGTCCCTGTACCAGGAACAG ATGAAACCAGGCTCTTGCAAGTGATGATCCCCGACAGCCCTCCAGTGTCAGCCGTTTTGGGAGGATCCTTAACCCTGCATTGCCATGTATCACTGCCACCCCTGTCCTTCTTGGGCCGCTTTGCTGGGAACACCATGCCGCGGGTAAAGTGGAGCATGCTCTCCTCTGGACGAGAGACTGAGATCCTGGTAGCACGAGGGGAGAGGGTGAAAATCAGTGAGCCTTATAAAGGTCGGGCCACTCTGCCGAACTATGACTCCTCTCCAACTGATCTCACCCTCCGGCTGGACAGTCTGAGGCACAATGATACAGGATTCTACCGCTGTGAGGTCCAGCAGGGACTGGAGGATGCTCATGTTCTGGCTCAAATCAAAGTGAAAG GCGTTGTGTTTCACTATCGACATGCCTCCAATCGCTACGCATTCTCTTTTGGTGAGGCCAAGAATGCATGTGAAGACATTGGAGCTCAGATTGCCACTCCAGagcagcttctggcagcatacAACAGTGGTTATGAGCAGTGTGATGCTGGCTGGTTAGCAGATGGATCTGTCAG ATACCCTATCCATACGCCTCGTGAGGGATGTTTTGGAGATATGGATGGCCTGCCAGGGGTCCGGAACTATGGCATGATGGAGGCCGATGAGCTTTATGATGTTTATTGCTACATAGAAAACATACATG GCAAAGTGTTCTACGGATCTACCTCACAGCGATTCACACTGGCTGAGGCTAAAGCATATTGTGAACAACAGGGGGCACAATTAGCCAGTACAAGCCAGCTATACGCTGCATGGAATGATGGTCTTGATCACTGTAGCCCAGGTTGGCTAGCTGATGGTAGTGTACGCTATCCTATTGTAAACCCCCGAGAGCGGTGTGGGGGGTCTGAACCTGGCGTTAAGACAGTCTATCGTTACAGCAATCAGACAGGCTTTCCTGAGCCTCACACTCGCTATGATGCCTACTGCTTCAGAG CGGTCCTTAGTTCTCAGACAGACATTGGCCAGGACATTGTGACCTTAGCTGACACAGAGGAAGAGTTCAGTCTAGGTCATGTGACTCAGAAGACAGAAAGTGAGGCTCAAGGGGCTGTTGAGATTTTCTCATTCTccagtaaacacacagttaAGACAGAGGAGCATGACCCTACACCATCCCCATTTGATAAAGTTCATACAACCATTGCTAGCAGAATTATCCTCACCACTCCAGCAATATATGGACAGAAACCTGAGCCGACTCAGAGCTCCTGGCAAGAAGTGCTCATCAAGCCCATTGATTCTGAGGCAGTGCCAAAGATACACCTGGAACCCAGCTGGACTCAACCAAAGTCAGCAGAAGACCAAGATAAAGAGAATAGTACAGTCAATTCAGAAGTGAAGACACACGATCAGTTAATGCCAGACATCAACCTGGAGCTGGGTGAGCAAGTGGAATACAACATATTTGCAGagagtaaaccaaacacaacaACTGACAACATGGAGCCATTATATGAGTTTACGGAGAATGGAGTATCTGAATCCATGCCTGAGACCATCCTTGACAATCAAGGTGAAAGCCATGTGGATGAGCATTCCACTGTAATAGAAGAACAAGCAGGTAACTTCACTGTGGCATTGGAATCAGATGTCAGTCTGGACTTCAGAACTCAGACCACTTCTTCAGAAATTACTGAGGGCTCAGGAAATGAATTGACTACAGCATTCACTGAGAAGATTGGCCCCAATGTCACAGTGAGACAAGATGATTCGTATGAACGTTCATCATCTGAAGTCACCACAGAGAGTTCTTTGCTGGAAGATATAAGTCAACCAACAATGA GTTTTGAGCAAAGTCATGAGCAGACTGTTGCAACAGTCACTTCCAGTACTGTAGCTCAAGTGGAGCAAGAAACAGGACATACTTCAGCAGCTGAATCCCTAGTAGTGTCTCTTGGTTCAGCTGATAATGATGGTGATCATGAGTCAGGTGTGACTGCGATACCTGTACATTTTtcagagaaacaaacagaaccCATTGATGGTTCTGGTGATGATGAGAATGTGCTACTGTTGACTCTTCTGACTGCACCGGCGCCTCACCTGTTGGGCACATCAATTTCCCCAAATGCATTAGTTGTGGAGGCTAGTTCCCCTCAGGAGTTGGACATTACTGTTCCAGAGATCAGTACTCCATCTGGCATCAGCATCATAAAGGAGGAGGTGAAGCAGTTTGAGCAGGAGAGGGTGGAAAATGCACCTGTCCTCCATCCCATGCCAGCAACACCACTGACTGAGACCAAGACAATGTCAAGCAAAGACAGCACTGGCCATGAAGATAACTCATCAGGAACAGACAACTCTTCTGGAATGGGATCTTTAGTCTCAGATCTCTCCTATCTCAATGCCACTCCCATCATACCCTTCAACTCCACATACCTGCTGAACATAACAGAGGTTAATGATACTGAAAATGTTCCCAGCACCACTCATTTTGCTGTGGCGGTTACACTGATCCCAGACATGACCCTGACACCAATTTGGGACCCTATGACCCCTCCCACCCCACCACAGGAGTTCCGGGCAGATGTGGAGCTCAGCAGTGACACTCCAGTAATCACAGATGATCCTGACTTCTCAGCCGAGTCAGACTCTACTGCAGCTCCTACCACTGAGAACCCTGAAGAGACCCAGAGTCTGACCTCCTCCGTGGCAACCAATGACCAGGAACGTGAAGATCAGGACCTGATTCCCACCACAGAATCTCCAAACAGCAAGGAAGAGGAAGAACTGACAACCCCAACACACCATACAACACCACCTCCCAGACTAACAGAGAGAGTGCTGGACAGAACAGGCAGATCAG ATGACTGTTTGGAGAATCCATGTGCTAATGGAGGCACCTGCGTAGACATCGGTACTAGTGTCAGATGCCTGTGTCTGCCAACCTATGGGGGAGAATTCTGCCAAACTG ATCTGGAGCAGTGTGAGCCAGGCTGGGAAAAGTTCCAGGGCAACTGTTATAAGCACTTCTCAAAACGTCAGAGCTGGGAGGTGGCAGAGCAGCACTGTCGGATGTGTGGCGGTCACCTGGTCTCTGTTATGTCACCTGAAGAGCAATATTTCATCAACC ATAAGTATAAGGAGTACCAGTGGACTGGTCTCAATGACAGGACCATTGAGGGTGACTTCCGCTGGTCCGATGGAAACCCGCTG